CATTTCTTTTGTTACCTTCTTTTGAAAGCTGATCGAATATCAATATTCTGTGAGCCCTGTCCAGCCTCTGCAAGACAGCAACAATACATAAGCTAATCTgtattttgttgacatattaCAATAAATGTAATGCACTCTGATGATTTAACAAACCTTTAACCTCCAAGTCAAAGGAGCAGCTGTCAAACTTGTCCTTGTAGGTGACTTCGCACCTGTAGTTTCCAGCATAGTTTTCTTTGGCCTTGATGATGTGCATCTCAAATGTGTGGATCTACCA
This genomic stretch from Plectropomus leopardus isolate mb unplaced genomic scaffold, YSFRI_Pleo_2.0 unplaced_scaffold21642, whole genome shotgun sequence harbors:
- the LOC121965795 gene encoding myosin-binding protein C, slow-type-like isoform X2; translated protein: MGLASKTGKHLQLKETFERVTKIHTFEMHIIKAKENYAGNYRCEVTYKDKFDSCSFDLEVKEAGQGSQNIDIRSAFKRSEGQEDAGELDFSGLLKHR
- the LOC121965795 gene encoding myosin-binding protein C, slow-type-like isoform X1; the protein is MGLASKTGKHLQLKETFERVTKIHTFEMHIIKAKENYAGNYRCEVTYKDKFDSCSFDLEVKEAGQGSQNIDIRSAFKRSSEGQEDAGELDFSGLLKHR